Proteins encoded together in one Flavobacterium keumense window:
- a CDS encoding glutamate-5-semialdehyde dehydrogenase, giving the protein MSTLLSIAKRNAVLSRMATLLEEERANLKAINKQDLDNYSGADLAMKKRLLVDDAKIDGMILSMQQLASQDDPIGVERFHFVHEKGMKITNKTAAFGTVMIIYESRPDVTVEAGGIAFKSGNKILLKGGKESLLSNLKIVALWHQALKENEVSENWVEYLNYNRTETQAFLEKPTQRVDLIVPRGGEQLIAFVKQHATCPVIVSGRGNNFVYVNQGADLQKATDIIINGKTSNISVCNALDKVLIDTNLNNWKSFTKQLIEDLQQHKVAVLGDQKVAAATGIPSIESDLIWYEEFLDYKIVIGTVDSDQEAIDKINHYCGGHSASIITENEAIAQKFMDNVDSAAVYHNASTRFTDGGQFGLGGELAISTDKLHQRGPIGLQHLVTNKWYIYGDGQIR; this is encoded by the coding sequence ATGAGTACACTACTTTCAATAGCAAAAAGAAATGCAGTTTTAAGCCGAATGGCGACACTTCTTGAAGAAGAAAGAGCCAACCTTAAAGCTATCAACAAGCAAGACTTGGATAATTATTCTGGAGCCGATTTAGCTATGAAAAAACGTCTTTTGGTGGACGACGCTAAAATTGACGGAATGATTTTGTCGATGCAACAATTGGCAAGCCAAGACGATCCTATTGGAGTAGAACGATTTCATTTTGTTCATGAGAAAGGAATGAAAATCACCAACAAAACTGCTGCATTTGGCACGGTGATGATTATTTACGAATCACGTCCAGATGTTACTGTTGAAGCAGGTGGTATTGCTTTTAAATCCGGAAATAAAATTCTATTGAAAGGCGGAAAAGAATCCTTGCTTTCCAATTTAAAAATTGTAGCGCTTTGGCACCAAGCCTTGAAAGAGAATGAAGTTTCGGAAAACTGGGTAGAATATTTGAATTACAACCGAACAGAAACCCAAGCTTTTTTGGAAAAACCAACACAACGAGTGGATTTAATTGTTCCTCGTGGTGGCGAACAATTAATTGCTTTTGTGAAGCAACACGCTACTTGCCCTGTGATTGTGAGTGGTCGTGGCAACAATTTTGTATACGTGAATCAAGGAGCGGATTTACAAAAAGCAACGGATATTATCATCAACGGTAAGACTTCTAATATTTCAGTTTGCAATGCTTTAGACAAAGTTTTAATCGACACTAATTTAAACAATTGGAAGTCTTTTACTAAACAATTAATCGAAGATTTACAACAGCATAAAGTAGCTGTTTTGGGTGACCAAAAAGTAGCAGCTGCAACAGGCATTCCTTCTATTGAATCCGATTTAATTTGGTACGAAGAATTTTTGGATTACAAAATTGTGATTGGAACAGTCGATTCTGACCAAGAAGCCATTGATAAAATCAATCACTATTGCGGAGGACATTCGGCTTCTATCATTACAGAAAATGAGGCTATAGCCCAAAAATTTATGGACAATGTTGATTCGGCAGCAGTATATCACAACGCCTCTACTCGATTCACAGATGGAGGACAATTTGGATTAGGAGGCGAATTAGCCATTAGCACAGATAAATTACACCAACGCGGCCCTATTGGCTTACAGCATTTGGTAACTAATAAATGGTATATTTACGGAGATGGACAGATTCGATAG
- the proB gene encoding glutamate 5-kinase, translating into MAKKRILLKIGSNTLTKETNHISRGKIEDIGMQIAALKDDYEFVIVSSGAIAAAKQFVKLEAPDNEIFVKQALASIGQPHLMRIFHENFSDLGLHTSQCLLSYADFEKTETKVNIINTIDVLVKNSYIPIINENDTVSTDEIKFGDNDKLAALTAVLLDVDILIIATNTNGIYTKASIHDAHPETIRLVTDLQTLEKEIGEAKSSHGTGGMQSKIDSAAIAKAANIETWIVNGLEDNFILKALQNEIPFTKII; encoded by the coding sequence ATGGCTAAAAAAAGAATTTTATTAAAAATAGGAAGCAACACGCTCACCAAAGAAACCAATCATATTTCGAGAGGAAAGATTGAGGACATTGGAATGCAAATTGCAGCACTGAAAGACGATTACGAGTTTGTAATTGTAAGTTCAGGAGCTATTGCTGCGGCAAAACAGTTTGTTAAATTAGAAGCGCCAGACAACGAGATTTTTGTCAAACAAGCCTTGGCTTCGATTGGTCAACCGCACTTAATGCGGATTTTTCATGAGAATTTCAGCGATTTAGGTTTGCATACTTCGCAGTGTTTACTTTCGTATGCTGATTTTGAAAAAACTGAAACCAAAGTAAATATTATTAACACAATTGATGTATTAGTTAAAAACAGCTACATTCCTATTATCAATGAGAATGATACTGTTTCAACGGATGAGATTAAATTTGGAGATAACGATAAATTAGCCGCTTTGACGGCTGTTTTATTAGATGTCGATATTTTGATTATTGCCACCAATACCAACGGAATTTACACTAAAGCATCTATTCACGATGCACATCCTGAAACGATTCGTTTAGTAACGGATTTACAAACCTTAGAAAAAGAAATTGGAGAGGCTAAATCCTCACACGGAACAGGCGGAATGCAGTCCAAAATTGATTCGGCAGCGATAGCGAAAGCCGCCAATATCGAAACTTGGATTGTCAACGGACTAGAAGATAATTTTATTTTAAAAGCCCTACAAAACGAGATTCCTTTTACGAAGATTATATAA
- the argB gene encoding acetylglutamate kinase, translated as MENKKSVSIIKIGGNIIDNATELASFLADFAALEGNTILVHGGGKSATKLAQSMGLVPQMIEGRRITDTPMLEVVVGVYAGKINKEVVAQLQANGTNAMGLSGADGNLILSDKRNHPTIDYGFVGDVKKVNTTLLASLLETGITPVFCAITHDGKGQLLNTNADTIASELAIALSGQFDVTLTYCFEKPGVLFDAEDDTSVIEQINPDLYAKLKAEQAIHSGMIPKLDNCFNSLSKGVKQIRIGHHRMLQNKTATYTTITL; from the coding sequence ATGGAAAATAAAAAATCAGTATCCATTATAAAAATCGGTGGGAATATCATTGATAATGCTACGGAATTAGCTTCGTTTTTAGCTGATTTTGCTGCTTTGGAAGGCAATACTATTCTGGTTCATGGCGGTGGAAAATCAGCTACTAAATTAGCCCAAAGCATGGGATTAGTCCCTCAAATGATTGAAGGACGTAGAATTACCGATACCCCTATGCTTGAAGTGGTGGTGGGTGTTTATGCCGGCAAAATCAACAAAGAAGTGGTAGCCCAATTACAAGCCAACGGTACCAATGCCATGGGGCTTTCGGGTGCGGATGGTAATTTAATTCTGTCAGATAAGCGAAATCATCCTACAATCGATTATGGTTTTGTTGGCGATGTAAAAAAAGTCAATACAACATTGTTAGCTAGCCTACTTGAAACAGGAATAACCCCTGTTTTTTGCGCCATCACTCACGATGGGAAAGGCCAATTATTAAATACCAATGCCGATACGATTGCGAGCGAATTAGCGATTGCCCTATCTGGTCAATTTGATGTAACCCTTACCTATTGCTTTGAAAAACCAGGTGTTTTGTTTGATGCAGAAGATGATACTTCGGTGATTGAACAAATCAATCCGGATTTGTATGCCAAATTAAAAGCAGAGCAAGCGATTCATTCCGGAATGATTCCTAAATTAGACAATTGTTTCAACAGCCTATCCAAAGGTGTAAAACAAATCAGAATTGGACACCACCGAATGTTACAAAACAAAACGGCGACTTATACGACAATTACTTTATGA
- a CDS encoding aspartate aminotransferase family protein, whose amino-acid sequence MNLFDVYPLYNITPVKAVDCTITDDKGVAYLDLYSGHGVISIGHTHPHYVLKLKNQLDAIGFYSNAIQNPLQVELAEKLGKLSGYEDYSLFLCSSGAEANENALKLASFHTNKSRVIAFNNSFHGRTSAAVAVTDNKKIVAPLNAQQVVTFLPLNQIELVEAELKKGDVCCVIIEGIQGVGGLDEGTTEFFQDLEKVCVQYDVVLILDEVQSGYGRTGKFFAHQHHNIKADIICLAKGMGNGFPIGGILISPKFKASYGLLGTTFGGSHLACAAGIAVLDVIKEEKLMDNVNEVYAYFLEAIQQIPEVKKVKGKGLMLGVEFDFEINDLRKKMIIDKHIFTGNANNKNLLRILPPLTINKKDIDTFIIALRETLKEIQS is encoded by the coding sequence ATGAACTTATTTGACGTTTATCCTTTATACAATATCACCCCTGTAAAAGCAGTAGATTGCACTATTACAGACGATAAAGGTGTAGCATACTTAGATTTATACAGTGGTCACGGTGTAATTTCGATTGGTCACACCCACCCGCACTATGTATTGAAATTAAAAAATCAATTGGATGCTATTGGGTTTTATTCTAATGCGATTCAAAATCCATTGCAAGTAGAATTAGCTGAAAAGTTAGGGAAGTTATCCGGTTATGAGGATTATAGCTTATTTTTATGTAGTTCTGGGGCTGAGGCCAATGAAAACGCACTAAAATTAGCTTCTTTTCATACTAATAAATCACGTGTTATTGCTTTTAACAACTCCTTTCATGGTAGAACTTCGGCAGCAGTAGCTGTAACCGATAATAAAAAAATTGTAGCACCATTGAATGCGCAACAAGTGGTTACCTTTTTGCCTTTGAACCAAATTGAATTGGTTGAGGCCGAATTGAAAAAAGGCGATGTTTGCTGTGTAATTATCGAAGGAATTCAAGGTGTGGGCGGATTGGATGAAGGAACTACCGAATTCTTCCAAGACCTAGAAAAAGTGTGCGTACAATATGACGTAGTTCTCATTTTAGACGAAGTACAGTCGGGTTACGGAAGAACAGGAAAATTCTTTGCACACCAACATCACAACATCAAAGCCGATATAATTTGTTTAGCAAAAGGAATGGGGAACGGATTTCCAATTGGAGGTATTTTAATCTCGCCAAAATTCAAAGCAAGTTACGGTTTATTAGGCACTACTTTTGGCGGAAGTCATTTGGCTTGTGCCGCAGGGATTGCAGTTTTGGATGTCATTAAAGAGGAAAAGTTAATGGACAATGTAAATGAAGTATATGCTTATTTCTTAGAAGCCATTCAACAAATTCCCGAAGTAAAAAAAGTAAAAGGAAAAGGATTGATGCTTGGAGTTGAATTTGATTTTGAAATCAATGACCTCCGTAAAAAAATGATTATTGACAAGCATATTTTTACTGGAAATGCCAATAACAAAAATCTATTAAGAATACTTCCGCCTCTGACAATCAATAAGAAAGACATAGATACTTTCATTATTGCTTTAAGAGAAACTTTGAAAGAAATTCAATCTTAA
- a CDS encoding N-acetylornithine carbamoyltransferase, protein MNYINIQEIDSLQEWVKEAIAIKKNPLKNKALGKNKTLGMLFFNPSLRTRLSTQKAALNLGMNVMVMNFTNEGWTLEFEDGAVMNQGASEHIKEAAQVVSQYCDIIAIRAFAGLTDKEKDNAETVISGFLKYATVPIVNMESATGHPLQSLADAITMEEYKTAHRPKVVLSWAPHPKALPQAVANSFVQMMQLQDADFVITHPEGYELNPEITKDSKIEYDQNKAFENADFIYTKNWSNYKEYGKVTNSDPNWTVTAEKMKLTNNAKFMHCLPVRRNVIVADEVINSENSIVIEQANNRTYAAQLVLQKILEDGK, encoded by the coding sequence ATGAATTACATCAATATACAAGAAATAGATTCGCTTCAAGAATGGGTAAAAGAAGCGATTGCAATCAAAAAAAATCCGTTGAAAAACAAAGCCTTAGGCAAAAATAAAACCTTAGGAATGTTGTTTTTCAATCCTAGTTTAAGAACGCGTTTGAGCACACAAAAAGCGGCGTTGAACCTAGGAATGAATGTGATGGTGATGAACTTTACAAATGAAGGTTGGACACTCGAATTTGAAGATGGAGCAGTGATGAATCAAGGCGCTTCTGAACACATTAAAGAAGCAGCTCAAGTCGTATCACAATATTGCGATATTATTGCTATCAGAGCTTTTGCGGGATTGACTGACAAGGAAAAAGACAATGCCGAAACCGTAATTTCAGGATTTTTAAAATATGCTACAGTGCCTATTGTAAATATGGAAAGTGCTACGGGACATCCCTTACAGTCTTTGGCAGATGCCATCACCATGGAAGAATACAAAACGGCTCACCGTCCAAAAGTAGTTTTATCTTGGGCGCCACATCCAAAAGCATTACCACAAGCCGTAGCCAATTCGTTTGTACAAATGATGCAATTGCAAGACGCTGATTTTGTGATTACGCATCCTGAAGGGTATGAATTGAATCCAGAAATCACTAAAGATTCAAAAATTGAATACGACCAAAACAAAGCCTTTGAAAATGCCGATTTCATTTACACCAAAAACTGGAGTAATTACAAAGAATACGGAAAAGTAACTAACTCAGACCCAAACTGGACCGTTACTGCTGAGAAAATGAAATTGACTAATAATGCGAAATTCATGCACTGTTTGCCAGTAAGACGTAATGTAATCGTGGCAGACGAAGTGATTAATAGCGAAAATTCAATTGTGATTGAACAAGCCAATAACCGAACGTACGCAGCGCAATTGGTTTTGCAAAAAATATTGGAAGATGGAAAATAA